Within the Syntrophorhabdaceae bacterium genome, the region CCAGCATCTCGTCAACAAGCTTGGGCATGAGGCCGAGCGAAGGTTCATCGAGCATGAGAAGTTTCGGATTGGACATCAGCCCTCTCCCGATTGCAAGCATCTGTTGTTCACCGCCCGACAGTGTCCTGCCCGGCTGTTTTTTCCTGTCTGCAAGACGTGGGAAGAGGTGATAGACAAAATCGAGGTTACTCCTCTTCTGCGCTGCATCATTCACAATATATGCACCTATCTCAAGGTTCTCCTCAACGGTCAGGGGCCCGAATATGAGACGTGCTTCAGGGACGTATGTAATGCCTTTCCTGACGATCTCAGGCGTGGACAG harbors:
- a CDS encoding ABC transporter ATP-binding protein, with the protein product ELVTVVGSNGAGKSTLLKTIAGALHTSKGTIHFENAEIHKLSTPEIVRKGITYVPEARLIFGPLTVEENLEIGAYIVNDAAQKRSNLDFVYHLFPRLADRKKQPGRTLSGGEQQMLAIGRGLMSNPKLLMLDEPSLGLMPKLVDEMLGAVAKLRGAGKTILLVEQNVRESLELADRGYVLQTGRTILEGTGEELLNTESIRKAFLGL